One region of Vitis vinifera cultivar Pinot Noir 40024 chromosome 1, ASM3070453v1 genomic DNA includes:
- the LOC100267996 gene encoding receptor-like protein 4, which produces MLAFAVFFFILPILFSPLSSSEVQYPFNVSYNIDCGGSTNSVDQFNRTWLSDRNYTGGSTGLVSEPLHFHPLQEKTIRFFPLSSGKKNCYIVNLPNGRYYVRTFTVYDNYDGKSHSPSFDLSVEGTLVFSWRSPWPEEVSQHGAYSDLFVYVNDGEADVCFYSIATDPPVIGSLEIIQIDAYSYDSATIGTDQILVNYGRLTCGSDQWGPGFSNDTDFFGRSWQSDEEFRAKNSNIKRLLTSKSIANTNKLPNYFPMRLYQSAVTVTGNGALEYELQVDAKLDYLLWFHFAEIDASVNAAGKRVFEVVINGNNVTRIDVYQRVGGFAADNWHYVVKNLSNTLLTVKLVPVVGAPILSGLENYALIPADLSTVPDQVIAMRALKESLRIPARMGWNGDPCAPTNWDAWEGVTCHPNKKETALVVSQIDLGSQGLKGFISDQIGHLSNLVSLNLSSNFLEGTLPSGLGQESLARLDLSNNQLTGSIPESLASSNLQLVLLNDNLLEGKVPDKIFSVGVHGGSIDLSGNKGLCGVSPLPSCPLFWDHGSLSTGGKIGIGIACSVIFCVLLLVIYIFCIRRGNDDYDFGLPQDLMSLAAKRNKYQRQKSLMLLEMESQHAKGFPSTLNLRSESS; this is translated from the exons ATGTTGGCTTTCgcggtcttcttcttcattctcCCAATCCTCTTCTCGCCATTGTCATCCTCTGAAGTTCAATATCCATTCA ATGTTTCTTACAACATTGACTGCGGCGGCTCCACCAATTCCGTCGACCAGTTTAACAGGACTTGGCTCTCCGACCGCAACTACACCGGTGGTTCCACCGGCCTGGTTTCCGAGCCTCTCCACTTCCATCCGCTCCAAGAGAAGACCATCCGATTCTTCCCTCTCTCGTCAGGGAAGAAGAATTGTTATATAGTCAATCTCCCGAATGGACGGTACTACGTGCGCACGTTTACGGTGTACGACAACTATGACGGGAAGTCGCATTCTCCGAGCTTTGACTTGTCAGTGGAGGGAACCCTAGTATTCAGCTGGCGGTCGCCGTGGCCGGAGGAGGTCAGCCAACACGGGGCCTACTCCGATCTTTTCGTATACGTCAACGACGGCGAGGCCGACGTCTGTTTCTACAGCATTGCAACCGATCCTCCGGTAATCGGCTCGCTCGAAATCATCCAGATCGATGCGTACTCTTACGATTCTGCCACAATTGGTACCGATCAGATTCTGGTTAATTATGGACGGTTAACTTGCGGCTCGGACCAATGGGGGCCGGGGTTCAGCAACGATACCGATTTCTTTGGCCGGTCCTGGCAGTCCGATGAAGAATTTCGAGCAAAGAATTCAAATATTAAGCGTTTATTGACTTCGAAAAGTATAGCTAATACGAATAAATTACCTAATTATTTTCCGATGCGATTGTATCAGTCGGCCGTTACGGTTACGGGAAATGGGGCATTAGAGTATGAATTGCAGGTTGATGCGAAATTGGATTACTTGTTGTGGTTTCATTTTGCGGAGATTGATGCGAGTGTAAATGCGGCTGGGAAGAGGGTTTTCGAAGTGGTGATAAATGGGAATAATGTGACTAGGATTGATGTTTATCAGCGGGTTGGGGGTTTTGCTGCAGATAATTGGCATTATGTTGTGAAGAATTTGAGTAATACTCTATTGACTGTGAAGCTTGTGCCTGTTGTTGGTGCTCCTATACTTAGTGGGCTTGAGAATTATGCTCTGATTCCGGCGGATCTTTCAACGGTGCCTGATCAAG TGATTGCTATGAGAGCATTGAAAGAATCTCTTCGTATTCCGGCTAGAATGGGTTGGAATGGTGATCCTTGTGCTCCTACTAATTGGGATGCTTGGGAGGGTGTTACTTGCCATCCCAACAAGAAAGAAACTGCCCTTGTGGTATCTCAAAT AGATCTGGGAAGTCAAGGCTTGAAGGGTTTTATTAGTGATCAAATTGGACATTTGTCAAATTTAGTAAGCTT aAACCTGAGTTCCAATTTTTTGGAAGGTACTCTACCATCTGGGCTTGGTCAAGAGTCTCTTGCAAGATT GGATTTGTCAAATAATCAGTTAACTGGGTCCATACCAGAAAGTCTAGCTTCTTCAAATCTGCAGCTTGT GCTATTGAATGATAATTTATTGGAAGGGAAGGTACCAGACAAAATTTTTTCAGTCGGTGTACATGGTGGATCTATTGA TCTCTCTGGTAACAAAGGCTTGTGTGGTGTTTCACCTCTGCCATCATGTCCTTTGTTCTGGGACCATGGCAGCTTATCCACTGGTGGTAAAATTGGAATCGGCATAGCATGTTCGGTTATCTTTTGTGTGCTTCTATTGGTGATATACATATTCTGCATCAGGAGAGGGAATGATGATTATGACTTTGGTCTACCCCAAGATTTAATGT caCTAGCTGCAAAGAGAAACAAGTATCAGAGACAGAAGTCCTTAATGCTCCTTGAAATGGAGAGCCAACATGCAAAAGGATTCCCATCTACTTTGAATCTGCGATCAGAGTCTTCTTGA